The DNA region CAAACGTTTTTTGGTTTTGGGAAGTATTAATTTTCGGGTTGGATTTTTTGAAACTAATTTTTCGCGTTGCAAAAAATGATAAAAAGTTTTGAGTGAAGATATTTTTCTATGAATGGACGAAGCTGAAACATGATCTTCAAGTAGATTTATAACCCATGCTCTCAAATCGGATGTTTCGGCAGAAAATAAGTCTTTGTTTTGCAAAACGATAAAAGCATTACATTGTTGAAGATCGCTAATGTATGCTTTTATTGTATGACTTGAATAATTTTTTTCGAACTTTAAATAACTAGCAAAAGCATCAAAAATATTCATCTGAACAAGGGTCTTATCTGTATTCTTAAACGCAAGAATTTTTGTTTTGTTTCAACGTTAAGATTTTTTTTGATATAACCTTAACGAACAAAATTTCAATTACTTGGTTATTAACCCTTGTTGTAATTTTTGAATATAAATGGCTCTAATTATTTGCTCGCGTCGACGTACAGATGGTTTTTTATATGCTTTACGTTCGCGTAATTCTTTCATTACGCCAGTTTTTTCAAATTTGCGTTTGTATTTTTTCAACGCTTTATCAACGCTTTCGCCTTCTTTTACGGGTACAATAATCATATATAACTATATTTTAATTGGGATGCAAAAGTACAACTTATTTATTAATTTTCAAATTCTTTTAAAATTTTTTTATTCTGTTTTAAAAAACTCTTTTATAGAGTATATCACATAATCTTGTTGTTCGTTGGTTAATGTTGGAAACATGGGTAAACTTAAACATTGTTCGTAATAATTTTCGGCTACAGGGAAATCGCCTTTTTTCCATCCTTTGCGATTATAATAAGGGAAAGTATGTATCGGGATATAATGTACCTGAGTAAAAATATTTTTAGATTTTAAAAACTCGTAAAGTTCTTTTCTTCTTTGGGTTTTTATAATAAATAAATGGTAAGCATGTTGAACATTTTCAGCAACATATGGCAATACTATATCACCAACTTTGCAAAGTTGCTTATTATAAATATTTGCTATTTCTCTACGTTTATTTAAGCCTTGCGAAGCTCTAGATAATTGACTTATACCCAAAGCAGCCTGAATATCGGTTAATCGATAGTTATAACCTAATTCTAGCATTTCGTAATACCATCCACCATGATTTTCGTGCATCAAATTGCTTTGTTTTGTAATTCCATGAGTACGCAATAGTAGCAGTTTTTCGTAAATATCTTTACGATTGGTTGTAATCATTCCGCCTTCGCCAGTAGCAATATGTTTAACTGGATGAAATGAAAAAATGGCCGCATCTGCATAATTTGTATTTCCACATAATTGGAGTTTTTG from Bacteroidales bacterium includes:
- the pseC gene encoding UDP-4-amino-4,6-dideoxy-N-acetyl-beta-L-altrosamine transaminase; translation: MKQEPIPYGRQHITDEDIAAVVKVLKSDYLTQGPLIEEFEKAFANYIGSKYAVAVANGTAALHLAVLALGVNNGDKVITSPITFAASANCILYAGAEVEFCDIDEKTYTIDINKVEKLLASKPIGTYRGIIPVDLAGYAVDIERLRKLADQYGLWILEDACHAPGGGFIDSQQKLQLCGNTNYADAAIFSFHPVKHIATGEGGMITTNRKDIYEKLLLLRTHGITKQSNLMHENHGGWYYEMLELGYNYRLTDIQAALGISQLSRASQGLNKRREIANIYNKQLCKVGDIVLPYVAENVQHAYHLFIIKTQRRKELYEFLKSKNIFTQVHYIPIHTFPYYNRKGWKKGDFPVAENYYEQCLSLPMFPTLTNEQQDYVIYSIKEFFKTE
- a CDS encoding 30S ribosomal protein S21, which translates into the protein MIIVPVKEGESVDKALKKYKRKFEKTGVMKELRERKAYKKPSVRRREQIIRAIYIQKLQQGLITK